The DNA segment AACAGGCTCATCAGCTTTCTGAGCGGGCCCATTCCGCTGAGCATCTCCATCTGGCTGTACATGTCCTTCAGCGTGAACCTCCCACCCATCATCCTCTTGACGGTCTCCTTGGCCTTGTCCTCGTCCATGGCCTCCTGGGCCCTTTCCAGCAGGAGCTTCAGATCGCCCATTCCTAGAAGACGCGAGATGAATCTCTGAGGATCGAATTTCTCTAGATCGTCGATCTTCTCGCCCGTTCCTATGAAAACGATCGAGGCGCCGGTTTCCGAAATCGCGCTCAGTGCCCCGCCGCCCTTTGCCGATCCGTCGAGCTTCGCCAGTACAACGGAGGTGACACCGACGGCGTCATGGAACGCTTTTGCCTGGGGTCCCGCCTGCTGCCCCATCGTCGCGTCCAGTACGAGGACTGTGTCAGTGGGGTCTGCGACCTTCGACACGCTCTTGATCTCCTTTATCAGGTCCTTCTCGAGGGAATGCCTCCCGCTCGTGTCCACTATCACGACATCGGAGTCCTGGAAGCGCTTCATGCCCTCCTTCACGATCCTCTCAGCCCTCTTCTCGCTGGGGTCCCCGTGGACTGGCACGTTTATGGATTCCGCTATCTGGGAGATCTGCTCGTACGCGGCCGGTCTGTGGACGTCGGCCGCAATGATCCCGACCTTCAGACCTCTTTTCTGGAAGTACCTCGCCATCTTCCCCGCAGTGGTCGTCTTC comes from the Candidatus Thermoplasmatota archaeon genome and includes:
- a CDS encoding signal recognition particle protein Srp54, which produces MSFEKFGASLRNAMKKVLSASHLDKDVIREVIRDIQRALLRADVNVQLTLELSKTLEERSLKEKPPAGMSAKEHVARIIYEELVNILGEGKELKLQKQRLLLVGLYGQGKTTTAGKMARYFQKRGLKVGIIAADVHRPAAYEQISQIAESINVPVHGDPSEKRAERIVKEGMKRFQDSDVVIVDTSGRHSLEKDLIKEIKSVSKVADPTDTVLVLDATMGQQAGPQAKAFHDAVGVTSVVLAKLDGSAKGGGALSAISETGASIVFIGTGEKIDDLEKFDPQRFISRLLGMGDLKLLLERAQEAMDEDKAKETVKRMMGGRFTLKDMYSQMEMLSGMGPLRKLMSLLPGMPGKLSDDDLETAQTRLRKFRFIMDSMTDDEMTTPKIVKGSRIARIARGSGTSPKDVRELLKQYAMSRKAIKGLAGNRKMRKQLMKQMQAADFDMPS